GCGCATCTGGCGCGCCACCGACCTCGGCCGGGTGAAGTCGGTCGCCACCATCCCCGCGATCTCCACGCACCTGCAGCAGGGCGAGGAGTGCCGGGAAATGGCGGACATCCCGCCCAACCTGGTGCGGCTGTGCGTCGGCGCCGAGCACCCCGACGACGTCGTCGCGGATCTCGACCAGGCGCTGGCGGCCATCGACGGCAGGGTGTCGGTCAGCGTGCCGGCGTCCTTCTCGGTGGGCGGGGCGTCGCGGGGGAGGTAGGCATCCGCTACTACAGCACCAACCACCGGGCGGCGGAGGTGGATCTCGCCCAGGCCCTGCTGCAGGGGCAGGCGGGCGACAAGGGGCTGTTCATGCCCCGGCCGATCCCGCACATGAGCCGCGACCTGCTGGCGCGCGCCGGGTCGCTTCGCTATCCGGAGCTGGCCGCTTCGGTGCTGGGTCTGTACACCGGGGGGACCTTCTCCCCCGACGCGCTGCGCGAGATCTGCGAGGACGCCTACGACTTCGACGTGCCCCTGGAGCGCGTGGACGGCGCCCGGCACGTGATGCGGCTGGACCGCGGACCGACCGCGTCCTTCAAGGACTTCGCGGCGCGCTTCATGGGACGGGCGCTCGGCCGCCTGGTGCGCGAGCGTGGCCGGGACCTGCTGATCCTCACGGCCACGTCCGGCGACACGGGCTCGGCCGTCGCGAACGCCTTCCTCGGCGTGGCTGGCATCCGCGTGGTGGTCCTGTTCCCGATCCACGAAGTCTCCGAGCGGCAGCGCCGGCAGATGACCACCCTCGGCGGGAACATCACGACCCTCGCGCTCGACGCGAAGTTCGACGACTGCCAGGCGCTGGCGAAGCAGGCGTTCGCCGATCCCGAGCTGGCGAGCCTGAACCTCTCCTCCGCCAATTCGATCAACATCGGACGGCTCCTGCCGCAGGCGGTCTACTACGTGTACGCCGCGTCGCGCCTGGCCGACGCCGGCGGCGGCGAGAAGGTGGTCTTCTCGGTGCCCTCGGGGAACTTCGGCGACCTGATGGGCGGCCTGCTGGCCCGGCACATGGGACTGGCGGTGGAGCGGTTCGTCGTCGCGACCAACGCGAACGACGAAGTGCCGAGGTTTCTCGCGACCGGCTTGTACGAGAGGATCGTTCCGTCGCGGAAGTGCATCTCCAACGCGATGAACGTCGGACACCCCTCCAACCTCGCGCGGGTCGTGGATCTCTACAGCGGCACGATGGACGAGCAGGGCAACGTGCTGACCCCGCCCGACCTCGCGCGGATGCGGCGGGAGCTGTGCGGCATCAGCATCGGCGACGCCGAGACGCGCCAGACGATCGTGGAGGCCTGGCGCCGCCACCACACGATCCTGGAGCCCCACGGCGCGACCGGATGGGCCGGACTGGACCACTTCCTGGCGGACAACCCGCAGCACGCGGACACCGCGGCGATCTCACTCGAGACGGCGCACCCGGCGAAGTTCCCGGAGGAGATCCGCGCGCTCATCGGGGTGGATCCCGCGGTGCCGCCGAGCCTCGTGGGGCTCGACGGGATGCCGGAGCACCACCGCGCGCTGGAGACCGACTACGGGGCCTTCAAGGATCTGCTGATGCGGGAGTTCGGGCGATGAAGTCCGTCATCGTGATCGGCGACGGGATGTCGGACCGGCCGGTCGAGCAGCTGGGCGGCAGGACCCCGCTGCAGGCGGCCAGGAAGCCGCACATCGACCGCATCGCCCGCGAGGGCCGGATGGGGCTGCTGCGCACGGTGGGCGAGACCGGCCCCGCCGATTCCGCCGTGGCCAACCTCGCGGTCCTGGGCTACGACCCCGCGACCAGCTCGCAGGGGCGCGCCGTGCTCGAAGCCGCCAGCATGGGGGTCGAGCTGCGGCCGGACGACGTCGCCGTGCGCTGCAACCTCGTCAGCCTCGAGGGTCCGCTCGACGACCGGCGCATCAGGAACCACTCGGCCGGGCACATCTCCAACGCCGAGGCGGCGCAGCTGATCCGCGCGCTCGATGCGGAGCTGGGAGCGGGGCAGGGGCCGCATCCGGTGCACTTCTTCCCGGGCGTCAGCTACCGCCACCTGCTGGTGCTGCGCGGCGGCTGGGCATCGCCCGCCGTGGAGTGCGCGCCGCCTCACGACAACGTCGGCGGGCGCGTGGCCGATCTGCTGCCCCGGGCTCTCGATCGAGGTGCGGCGCTCACCGCCCGCCGGTTGAACGAGCTGTACGAGCGGGCGTTGCGCATCCTCGCGAGCCACCCCGTGAACGCCGCCCGCCGCGCCGCAGGGAAGGACGAGGCCAACGCGATCTGGACCTGGTCGCCCGGGCGCCGCCAGCCGCTCGAGTCGCTCGCCGCGCGGTACGGCGTCCGCGGCGCGGTGATCTCGGCGGTGGACCTGATCATGGGGCTCGGGGTGTGCGTGGGCATGGACCTCGTGCGCGTGCCCGGCGCGACCGGCCTCGCCGACACCAACTACGAGGGCAAGGCGCAGGCCTGTCTCGACGCGCTCGCGGACCACGACCTGGTGTACGTGCACGTCGAGGCCACCGACGAAGCGGGCCACGCGCGCGACCTTGATCTCAAGATCCGCTGCATCGAGTACCTCGACCGGCGGCTGGTGCGGCCGATCCTGGAGGGTCTCGAGTCGCGCGGGATCCGTGCCGCCATCGCCGTGCTCCCCGACCACCCCACGCCCGTCGCGACCGGCCAGCACGGCCGCGATCCCGTGCCGGTGGCGATCCTCCGTCCGGGTGATCCGCCCGACGCGACCGAGCGCTACGACGAGGAGCAGGCGTCGCGAGGGGCATTGGGGATGATGACCGGCTCGCAGTTCATGCGCCGGATGACGCAACCCTAGGTGGCAGGCGCCCTTTGGGCGGCGGCCCGCCGTCGGCAGGTCCTCGAGCCCGTCCTGAAACAGCCGTCCCCGAGGCGTCGTAGGCTCAGGCGAGCGGTCACGCGCCACCACGTTTCCACCAACCGTCACCGGGTGCCATCATGAACACCGCCGACCGTGCACCTCTGATCGCCATCGCCATGCTCGCCGCGCGGGCCGACGGCTCGACCGACAGCGCGGAGCAGGCGGCGGTGGATGCCGTCGTCGCCCGCATGGGCTCGCCCGACGTCAGCCGGCTCGCCGAGCAGGTGGCCGGCGGGCAGCTCCGGGCCGCGGATCTCGCCGCGAAACTGTCCGACGACGAGGCCCGCGAGACGGCGTACCAGGGCGCGCTCGCGATCTGCAACGCCGACGGCCCCGCCAACGCCGCCGAGCGGGCCTTTCTCGAAGAGCTGCGGAACGCGCTGGGCATCGCCGCGCCCGCCGCCGAGGTGCACGCCGGCGCGCCGCCGGCGGGCCCGCTCGACGACTTCATCCTCCAGCAGGCGATCCTCACGGGCGCGCTGGAGATTCTCCCCGACCAGCTGGCCAACATCGCCATCCTGCCGCTGCAGCTCCGCCTGGTCTACCAGGTGGGCCAGCGCCACGGACAGCGGCTCGACGTCAATCAGGTGAAGGACCTGGCGGCGACGCTGGGTCTGGGCGTCGCGGCGCAGAGTGTGGAAGGCGTGGTGATGACCCTGGTGGGCGGACTCGCCCGCGGCCTCCTGGGCGGTCTGGCCGGCGGCGCCACGCGCGTGGCCACCGGCGCAGCCATCTCCTTCTCGGCGACCTACGCCCTGGGCCACGTGGCCGACCAGTACTACGCGCAGGGCCGCCGCTTGAGCCGCAACGACCTGCTCGCGCTCTTCGATCGTTTCAAGGAGGACGCGAAGACCATCTATCCCCGGGTGCGCAGCCAGATCGAGACCAAGTCGGGAACGCTCAACCTCCAGAGCGTGCTCGCGGGGTTGCGCGGAGCCTGAGCGGTGCCCGGCCGCGCGCCGGTGCCCTCGGGCGCGCGGCGCCTGCCGTCATCGGACACACGCGGGCAGTCGCCGCGGGGCCATCCCTTCGTCCCGCCTAGGGCGCCGTCAACAGCAGCTCGTACCGGGGCAGCAGCTGCACCGACTCCAGTCGCGCGATCTGGCCGCTCGCGGGGAAGTTTTTCGGGCGGTACGCCGGCTCGAGGTAGATGGGCGCGTCGCTGCGCAGCGGCAGGATGCGCAGCTCCAGGGGGCCGCGCCGCAGCTCGCCGGCGAAGCGCGCGAGCCCGATGCGCCAGGGCTGGCCGTTGTAGAAGTTGTCGTCGAGCAGGTCACCCGCCGAGTACAGCCGGGCGACGTCGCCCTCGTAGCGGATCTCGAGCACGTCGCCATCGCCCGCCGCGGCCGCCGGGGACACGCGCAGCCGCCAGACTGCAGCCGCCGAGTCGAACGCGGAGTCGCTCGGCGCGAGCGCGATCGCGACGTGCCTCCAGGTTACCGCGTTGAACAACTTCACCGGCGGCACGAGGGCGGCCGCGCGCACGGTATCCACCGTCAGGCGGGGCCGGCGGGCGGGCAGCGTGGCGGCGTAACGCGCGAAGATGCCGTCGGCGCCAAGGCTCCGCAGGCGAGCCGTGCCGTGCGGCGGCGCCGCCAGCGGCGGGAACACCGCGACCGAGAACTCCGGTGAGCCGACCGAGCCGAGGTGCACGCGCCCGGAATCGAAGAACACCTCCTGCGGCGAGAGCAGCAGCCGGTCGGCGCCGCCGAAGCTGCCCACCGACAGATTCTCCGCCTCCGCCTCGCTCAGGAGCACGATGCGGACCGCAGGGCCGGTTCTCGGGTGCAAGGTGATCGCCGCCGCGGTTCCCGGGCGGAGCCCGCGCACGTAGACCCGGCCGCTGTCGGGCGCGACCGTCGCTCCTGGCGCTTCCACGGAGGTGACGGAAGCGGCGTCGAAGGCGAACTCGGGCGCGATGCCGGGCACCGCGAGGAAGACGTACACGGGTCCGCGGCCCGAGCCGATTCTCGTCACCAGCTGCGCCGTGCTGTACCTGAGCAGCGCGCCGCCCACGTCGAGGTTCACCGGCCAGATGAAGTACGCCCCCGACGGCACGTCCACGGGAGCATCGGGGACGCGCAGCGTCTCGCCTGGCAGCCGCAGCTCGACCTGCACACCAGGCCGGTCCGGCATGTGGTACTGGCGGATGTAGTTGTTGAAGAAGATGAAGCCGTGAGTGCCCAGCGTGCGGGCGGAGAGGCGGGGCACCGTCGTGTCGCCCAGGCTCGAGGGCACCGCGTCCGGGGTTCGCACCACCATCGGCGCGAGATCGCCGCCGAACGCCTTGAGGAAGTCGTGCACGAGCTTGATGCGGCGGAACGACGCGCGCATCTCGCCGTACTGCGAGAGCGGGGCCTGGAAGTCGTAGGAGACGGTGGGCACGTCCGTCGGATAGCCGGTGCGCTGCGATTCCTGCAGGGTCGTCAGCTTGCCCGTGGGGTTCGCGCCACCATGGAACATGTAATAGCCGTACATGTTGACGCCGGAGCCGAGCTGGACCGGGAGCATGGCGGCGATGTCGTCCGGCGTGATCACCGGGCGCCGGTGGTAGGTGTCCTCGATGCCGGGGCCGTACTCCACCCCCAGGAACGGGTAGCGGGCGAGCGCCTCCTGCGCGGTCTCGGCGGGATTGTGCGCGTCCCTGCCGCCGGCCCAGCGGTTCGCGAACCGGAATTCGTAGTTCTCGTTCGGCGGCAGCTGCTCGATGGACTGGTCCCACGGCCAGTCGGGGTAGCCGCCGAAGACCGGGATCACTTCCGCGGGGGGCAGCGCCGCGTTGTCCCAGCCCGTCACCGTGTAGAGCGGCACGTCGAAGCCGGCGGCCAGGGCCATGCGCTTGAGCTGGAGGATGTGCTCGACGCCGCGCCCCGGCCCGAAGCCGTTGTACTCGTTCTCGAGCTGGATGCCGATGACGGGCCCGCCGTCCTTCCAGAGAAGCCCCTTCAGCTGCCGGCCGATCTGGTCGTACCAGCGCGCGGCGTACGCGAGGTAGGTGGAGTCGTTGCTGCGGAGTCCGGGGCCGACCTTGCGGACCAGCCAGTCGGGGAAGCCGCCGTTCCTGACCTCGGCGTGCGACCACGGGCCGATGCGCGGATACAGGTACATGCCGTGCTTCGCGCACAGCTCCGCGAAGGCGCGCAGGTCGCGCCGCCCGGTCCAGTCGAATTGGCCCTCGACCTCCTCGTGGTGGATCCAGATGACGTAGGCGGACACGATGTCCACGCCGCCCGCCTTCATCTTCAGGATCTCCTGCTCCCACTCGGCCCGCGGGACGCGGCTGAAGTGCATCTCGCCCATCACCGGGAGCCACGGCCGTCCGTCGCGGGTGAGATAGCGGCTGGTGACGCCGATAGTGTGGCCCGTCGGCGACGTGTTCGTCCCCATCCGCAGGAACCCGGTCTCCACGGGCGGGGGCGTGCTCGTGGCATCGATCACCAGGGTCTGCGCGGACTGTGCCGCGCCGGCGCCGGGCAGGCCGCAGGTGAGCACGGTCCCGAGAGCCCAGGTCACCGCGCCGCGCAGCACCGGGGAACGGCGTCGTGGGTCAGCCACGGGTCACCTGTCCTCTCCTTGGAGGCAGCACTGGTCGCTCGCGACACGTGGGATGGGCCTGCAATCTAGGCCCCACCCGGGCCGTCACAATGGCCCGGAGCGCGGAGACCCTCGCCGCCCCCCTTGTCATCCTGCTGACAGCTTGACGATGTAGGTTCGCCCGGGTCGCGCGCGCGTCCGCGACACGTCGTTCGTCCCAGTCCGCCGGTTCGGCGCGTGCCGCCACCCAGGAGGGCCACCATGCCTCGCACGCCTGCTGCCGCACTCGCCGCGCTCACCCTGGCAGCTCTGGTTGCATCGGGTCTCGCGGCGCAGACCCCGCGCTACCATGTCGTCAAGCGCACGGTCCTGGGCCGCGCGCGCGCGGACTACATCATCGTGGACCCGGTCGGCCGGCGACTCTACGGGCTCGGAGACAAGGTCATCAACGTCGACGCCGACAGCGTGGTCGGCAGCGTGGAGGGCGGGGGCGGCGGGTACGCGATCGCGGCGGACCAGAACCGCGGATTGGTGCGCAACGGCGTCGTCTTCGACCTGACCACGCTCGCCGTCACGGGGCACGTGGACGCCAGGGGCGACGGCATCCGCTACGATCCGTTCACCCACCGCGCCTTCACCTGGAGGGACAAGGACGCGTGGGTGGTGGACATGCGGACCGGCCAGCTCATCACCAGGTCCACCATCGGTGACGGCCTGGAATCCGGGGTCGCCGACGGGCGAGGGAAGCTGTTCCTGAACGTCGAGGACTCGGGGTTCGTGGTGCGGGTCGACGCCCGCACGCTCGGCAACGAGGCGACCTACCGGATCCCGGGGTGCGGGAGGGCGCAGGGCCTCTCGATGGACACGACGACCCGCCGCCTGTTCATGGCGTGCGACACCGAGATGGTGGTGGTGAACGCCGACGACGGCAGCGTCGTGACGCGGATCCGGGTCGCCAGCCGCGCCGACGAGAACTGCTTCGACCCGGGCGCCAGGCTCGCCTTCAATCCCAATCGCGCGGACAGCACCATGACCGTCGTCCACGAGGACTCGCCGGGCACGTTCGCGGTGGTCGGGACGGTCGCCACGGGCGGCGGCGCCCGGTCGTGCGCGCTCGACGAGAAGACCCACAAGGTGTACGTATTCTATTATGAGGGTGCCTCGCGCGAGACCGCGCAGCTCGTGCTCGCCGTCCTCGCGCCGTGAGCGCGGGGTCGGAGGCGAGGCGCTGAGCCTCCGCGGCGGGGCGGACCCGAGGTCGTGGTGAGGCACCTGGTGATCGCG
This genomic interval from Gemmatimonadales bacterium contains the following:
- a CDS encoding tellurite resistance TerB family protein, whose translation is MNTADRAPLIAIAMLAARADGSTDSAEQAAVDAVVARMGSPDVSRLAEQVAGGQLRAADLAAKLSDDEARETAYQGALAICNADGPANAAERAFLEELRNALGIAAPAAEVHAGAPPAGPLDDFILQQAILTGALEILPDQLANIAILPLQLRLVYQVGQRHGQRLDVNQVKDLAATLGLGVAAQSVEGVVMTLVGGLARGLLGGLAGGATRVATGAAISFSATYALGHVADQYYAQGRRLSRNDLLALFDRFKEDAKTIYPRVRSQIETKSGTLNLQSVLAGLRGA
- the thrC gene encoding threonine synthase, with the protein product MRYYSTNHRAAEVDLAQALLQGQAGDKGLFMPRPIPHMSRDLLARAGSLRYPELAASVLGLYTGGTFSPDALREICEDAYDFDVPLERVDGARHVMRLDRGPTASFKDFAARFMGRALGRLVRERGRDLLILTATSGDTGSAVANAFLGVAGIRVVVLFPIHEVSERQRRQMTTLGGNITTLALDAKFDDCQALAKQAFADPELASLNLSSANSINIGRLLPQAVYYVYAASRLADAGGGEKVVFSVPSGNFGDLMGGLLARHMGLAVERFVVATNANDEVPRFLATGLYERIVPSRKCISNAMNVGHPSNLARVVDLYSGTMDEQGNVLTPPDLARMRRELCGISIGDAETRQTIVEAWRRHHTILEPHGATGWAGLDHFLADNPQHADTAAISLETAHPAKFPEEIRALIGVDPAVPPSLVGLDGMPEHHRALETDYGAFKDLLMREFGR
- a CDS encoding cofactor-independent phosphoglycerate mutase; translated protein: MKSVIVIGDGMSDRPVEQLGGRTPLQAARKPHIDRIAREGRMGLLRTVGETGPADSAVANLAVLGYDPATSSQGRAVLEAASMGVELRPDDVAVRCNLVSLEGPLDDRRIRNHSAGHISNAEAAQLIRALDAELGAGQGPHPVHFFPGVSYRHLLVLRGGWASPAVECAPPHDNVGGRVADLLPRALDRGAALTARRLNELYERALRILASHPVNAARRAAGKDEANAIWTWSPGRRQPLESLAARYGVRGAVISAVDLIMGLGVCVGMDLVRVPGATGLADTNYEGKAQACLDALADHDLVYVHVEATDEAGHARDLDLKIRCIEYLDRRLVRPILEGLESRGIRAAIAVLPDHPTPVATGQHGRDPVPVAILRPGDPPDATERYDEEQASRGALGMMTGSQFMRRMTQP
- a CDS encoding beta-galactosidase, which translates into the protein MADPRRRSPVLRGAVTWALGTVLTCGLPGAGAAQSAQTLVIDATSTPPPVETGFLRMGTNTSPTGHTIGVTSRYLTRDGRPWLPVMGEMHFSRVPRAEWEQEILKMKAGGVDIVSAYVIWIHHEEVEGQFDWTGRRDLRAFAELCAKHGMYLYPRIGPWSHAEVRNGGFPDWLVRKVGPGLRSNDSTYLAYAARWYDQIGRQLKGLLWKDGGPVIGIQLENEYNGFGPGRGVEHILQLKRMALAAGFDVPLYTVTGWDNAALPPAEVIPVFGGYPDWPWDQSIEQLPPNENYEFRFANRWAGGRDAHNPAETAQEALARYPFLGVEYGPGIEDTYHRRPVITPDDIAAMLPVQLGSGVNMYGYYMFHGGANPTGKLTTLQESQRTGYPTDVPTVSYDFQAPLSQYGEMRASFRRIKLVHDFLKAFGGDLAPMVVRTPDAVPSSLGDTTVPRLSARTLGTHGFIFFNNYIRQYHMPDRPGVQVELRLPGETLRVPDAPVDVPSGAYFIWPVNLDVGGALLRYSTAQLVTRIGSGRGPVYVFLAVPGIAPEFAFDAASVTSVEAPGATVAPDSGRVYVRGLRPGTAAAITLHPRTGPAVRIVLLSEAEAENLSVGSFGGADRLLLSPQEVFFDSGRVHLGSVGSPEFSVAVFPPLAAPPHGTARLRSLGADGIFARYAATLPARRPRLTVDTVRAAALVPPVKLFNAVTWRHVAIALAPSDSAFDSAAAVWRLRVSPAAAAGDGDVLEIRYEGDVARLYSAGDLLDDNFYNGQPWRIGLARFAGELRRGPLELRILPLRSDAPIYLEPAYRPKNFPASGQIARLESVQLLPRYELLLTAP